From Topomyia yanbarensis strain Yona2022 chromosome 1, ASM3024719v1, whole genome shotgun sequence, one genomic window encodes:
- the LOC131695166 gene encoding hemiasterlin resistant protein 1-like, with protein sequence MVQSASHSAVAAPMVAPNQAFGLIAQIAATAGSVAIGFVGNTVGHALIGMFSGSDSQEAASLGQAAPVSGEANTPAEPCSWEIKQISCTQGQVECDSEQLPTL encoded by the exons ATGGTCCAGTCTGCGTCACACTCGGCTGTCGCTGCACCAATGGTAGCTCCCAACCAGGCCTTTGGATTAATTGCTCAAATCGCAGCTACTGCTGGTAGTGTAGCGATCGGCTTCGTCGGTAACACCGTTGGACATGCCCTCATCGGAATGTTCAGCGGTTCCGATTCACAAGAGGCAGCCTCGCTAGGACAGGCTGCCCCGGTATCGGGCGAGGCAAACACTCCGGCAGAACCATGCTCGTGGGAGATCAAGCAAATATCTTGTACCCAAGGCCAGGTCGAGTgtgattcggaacaattaccaa CACTATAG